From Octopus sinensis unplaced genomic scaffold, ASM634580v1 Contig06844, whole genome shotgun sequence, a single genomic window includes:
- the LOC115227667 gene encoding craniofacial development protein 2-like — protein sequence MDQKCKNSNMMVPNSGDPRLRDTTLATGEEHKDNHNSGGIDDADGTNPSGHLPADVATSELRSLRCIKVTKIGTWNVRGMNIGKLDTINKEMNRLNIDILGVSEVHWTGNGFFNSGDHTMYFSGNNKTRQHGVGFVLYKKISKCVESYQTMSDRVITIRIKAKLNNITLLQIYAPTADAEEDEIEQFYAEIQGAIEETSRADVVYILGEFNAKIGERAEADIVGKFGLGERNEAGDRLVQFCQEQHMRLTTTWFQQPRRLYT from the coding sequence ATGGATCAAAAGTGTAAGAATTCTAATATGATGGTACCAAACAGTGGGGACCCCCGGCTGCGAGATACCACATTGGCTACTGGGGAAGAGCACAAGGATAATCATAATAGCGGCGGTATTGATGACGCGGATGGGACAAATCCTTCTGGACACCTGCCTGCTGATGTAGCGACCAGCGAACTGAGATCCCTGCGCTGCATAAAAGTCACAAAAATTGGAACATGGAATGTAAGGGGGATGAACATTGGGAAGTTGGACACcatcaataaagaaatgaatcgGTTAAACATCGATATCCTGGGAGTCAGCGAAGTTCATTGGACTGGCAATGGTTTCTTCAACTCTGGTGATCATACAATGTACTTTTCAGGCAATAATAAGACCAGACAACATGGAGTGGGATTTGTTCTATACAAGAAAATATCCAAGTGCGTTGAAAGTTACCAGACCATGAGTGATCGAGTGATTACCATTCGCATCAAAGCCAAACTCAACAACATCACATTGCTACAAATCTACGCGCCAACTGCCGACGCCGAAGAAGATGAGATTGAACAATTCTATGCAGAAATTCAGGGCGCAATCGAGGAAACATCACGAGCAGATGTTGTGTATATTCTGGGAGAGTTCAATGCCAAAATTGGAGAAAGGGCAGAAGCAGACATCGTTGGCAAATTTGGATTAGGAGAACGGAATGAAGCAGGAGATCGACTGGTACAATTTTGTCAAGAACAACACATGCGGTTAACCACTACTTGGTTTCAGCAACCAAGAAGGTTATACACCTGA